Below is a window of Candidatus Cloacimonadota bacterium DNA.
GAAAAGCAGGATGGAAGCGGCAAGCGCGATTTGCTCTGATGAAGCCTGAGTGTCGGTGAGCAAACCCAGCGGCCCTTCGCTGTCCCGCAGGCGCAGCCAGAGTCCGGGAAAGTTTTGCTCGTAAAGGCGTTCATTATCGGCTTTATGGCGTCCCACAATCAATTTGAGCGTGGGGGAGAGGCGAAAATGGCGTCCCCAGCGCAAAAGAGCAATCTGGGCGGTGGTTTCCTGACCATGAGAGACCAGTTCGCGCAAACGCAGGGAAAAACTGGGGTCGGTAAGCAAACAACCGCCTCCGGGTCCGGGAAAATTAAGTCCATATTTTTTGGCGAGTTCCATCTGACGCTGGCGTCCTCTGCCGCTGATATCCAAAAGCAGGTTTTTATCCACCCAGCCTTCACGAATGGGAAGCGTGTCCGGCAAGAGTTTTTGGCTGAGAGGCCGGACGATGAGATCGGCGTTGCCACTCAGTTTTCCCACGGATTGAAGCGCTTCCCGGCGTTGGGACATGGGACGCTGACCCACCACTTCGCCGGATACCAGGAAATCCGCTTCATAACGGGGCAGAAGCGCTGCCGCTTGTGCAAACATGAGGCCGTGACAATCGATGCAGGGGTTGAAACGTTTTCCAAAGCCATAGCGGGGGGCTTTCATCATTTCGAGATGCTCGGAGGATATTTCGAAAACATCGAGCTGAAGCCCGTTTTTGGCGGCGAAT
It encodes the following:
- a CDS encoding tRNA (5-methylaminomethyl-2-thiouridylate)-methyltransferase; amino-acid sequence: MNNRSAIALFSGGLDSILAVKILQEQGIRVHPVFFSTPYIYPDRALKFAAKNGLQLDVFEISSEHLEMMKAPRYGFGKRFNPCIDCHGLMFAQAAALLPRYEADFLVSGEVVGQRPMSQRREALQSVGKLSGNADLIVRPLSQKLLPDTLPIREGWVDKNLLLDISGRGRQRQMELAKKYGLNFPGPGGGCLLTDPSFSLRLRELVSHGQETTAQIALLRWGRHFRLSPTLKLIVGRHKADNERLYEQNFPGLWLRLRDSEGPLGLLTDTQASSEQIALAASILLFYANKAPSPAWVKYSVDNKRWHDIEVEKCPETLLRGIMITVQKDLRC